CCGCGCGCATCGGGCTTCCTGCGCCTGGGCGCGCCCCCTTCAACCGAGGCGCTCCAGTACAGCCAGCGTCGCCGTCGACTGGTTCATCGTGTAGAAATGCAGCGCCGGTGCGCCACCGTCGCGAAGGCGCGCGCACAGGTCGGTCACCACGTCCAGGCCGAAGTCCTTGATGGATGCGGTGTCGTCGCCGAAGCCCTGCAGCCGCAGCCGGATCCAGCGCGGGATCTCGGCCCCGCAGGCATCCGAGAAGCGCATGAGCTGGGTCGAGCTGGTGATCGGCATGATGCCGGGCACGATGGGCGTGTCGATCCCGCGCTTGCGGGCCTCGTCCACGAAGCGGAAGTAGGCCTCGGGGCTGAAGAAATACTGCGTGATCGCAGAATCGGCCCCGGCCTTCACCTTGGCCGCGAAGGCCTGCATGTCGGCTTCGGGCGAGCGCGCCTGCGGATGCACCTCGGGGTAGCAGGCCACCTCGATGTGGAAGTCGCGCCCGGTCTCTTCGCGGATGAAGGCGACGAGATCGCTCGCATACAGGAATTCGCCGCCCATGCCGTAGCCGCTCGGCAGGTCGCCGCGCAAGGCCACCAGCCGCTTCACGCCCA
The Variovorax sp. OAS795 genome window above contains:
- the metF gene encoding methylenetetrahydrofolate reductase [NAD(P)H], whose product is MRLPLSFEFFPTKTPEGAVKLRAVRQQLYARKPEFCSVTYGAGGSTHQGTFGAVREILSEGVDAASHFSCIGATRATVREQLAELKAMGVKRLVALRGDLPSGYGMGGEFLYASDLVAFIREETGRDFHIEVACYPEVHPQARSPEADMQAFAAKVKAGADSAITQYFFSPEAYFRFVDEARKRGIDTPIVPGIMPITSSTQLMRFSDACGAEIPRWIRLRLQGFGDDTASIKDFGLDVVTDLCARLRDGGAPALHFYTMNQSTATLAVLERLG